The following nucleotide sequence is from Peribacillus sp. ACCC06369.
ACAATGTATCTACACTATAATCATTTTTAAAATACCGCGCTCTAATTAAAACTTGAGCATCAAGCAACCCTGTTATAGCGTTGTCCGGTAAATAAAGAAAATTGGCTATATAATATGCATCCAACACATCTAACGCCCTATCTGGTGAGTGCTCGAGAAGATCTAAAACCCATGTTAAACCTTCAAAAGCAAATGGAGCCCTGAGAAGTCGGCGATAATATTCACTCCTGTATTTTTTCAAGTTGCCTTTATCAGCAATCATCATTTTCCTATTCAGTTCATCTGTACCGTAACTTTGTGTGACAACAATTAACATTCTTAATAAATCTTTAAATTCATCATCACTAAATTCTTGTATTCGATTTATGTATTCATTCAAATATTCTTCAGATGGAAAGCAGTTGTTAGGAAACAATTTTGCTCTTTTAGGAGTTTTCATTAAACCAAGCCATTTATCTAGTGACATATTTCCTTCTTCAATTAATGTTGGACAGTATATTACGCTCAATTTGCTACCTTCTTTCTTTAAAATATATCTATATTATAAAACAAAACATTACATATTTTTACTTAATTTTTAATTTGAGGAAGACAAAAAAACCCACACAACTAATGCGGGTCAATGAAATTCAATATTAATTTGTACGCTATCTCCGTCACGAATTAATTCAATTCTGTCAATAATTTCCTTAGCAAGCGTGTTCAATTCTTTCCTACTAATATCATCTGTGTTCCACGCTTCCTTAAATTGTTTAATTGCCTGAAGACGGTCTTCGTCAGTTCGTTCATTATCAGCCAACGCAATTGATCGTTCAATAGAACGTATTTCATCCATTTTATCTTGAATTCGAGATTGTAGTTTATCCGTCTTTGCTTTTAATTGATTTTTATCAAGTAAACCCTCAATATATAAATCCTTTACTCGTTCCAAACCTGTTTCCATTTGGTTTAACTCTTCTTGTTTACTCTTTAGTGCTAGTTGAAAGGTAGAATTATCACTTTGTTTACTTTGGAATTCACTATTTAGTAATTGCTGTTCATACTCTTCAAGGTCAAACATTAATTGGGCATATATAATTTCAACGGTCATACCTCTATTTTTACAACGGTTCCCCACACGATCGGTCGTCAAACAAGTCTGAACATAAGTTTTTCCGTTTGGTTTACTTATAAATGACCTTGTCCTTTTGCATTTACCACAATAAAGCAATTTCGATAACACTTGAATATTTTTCCTTGAACCTTTTGGAAGAATTCTCCTCGATTCAATAATTGTCAAGATTCTTTGATGTTCTTCTTCGGTTTTTAATGATTGATGAGTACCATTTGCAACAATCCACTCTGTGCGTTCTTTAACTTGAACCCCTCGAGCGTTTGGTTTGGTCTTGCGACTATTACCTGTTGTTTTTCCATATATAATTAATCCTAAATGAACTTCGCTGGTTAATACTCTACGAATAGAATTTTCATGCCAATCAGCATTCTTACTTGTCTTAATACCTAGTTTATTTAATTCCCATGCAATTTCATGTGCAGGCTTCATATCTTCAATAAACATCTTTTTCATAAGGTTATAGACTTTTGCTTTTTTGGAGTCAATATCAAGTTCTCTTGTTATACGATTATACACGTATGGATATGGTGGAGATCCGTTAGTCCATTTACCTGCTTTTGCTCCTTGCTTTTTACCACGAAGCATTCTCTTTTTTATCATCTTATACTCATGGTTTGCAAAGACCATTTCAAAGTTATTAATTAAAGACTGGTCATCATCATTGAAATTATATACTTTGTTGGTTGGTGTAATTACTACTGTATTTGACTCTCGGAAAATCCTGCTTAACCGCCCCATATCTTCGAGGTCTCCACGTATCAAACGATCCAAATCAACAACCAAAACAGCATCATAAAGGTCTTGTTCCACATCTTTTAATAATCGAAGCATTTCAGGCCTCGAATCAATGTGTTCAGAGCTTCCTATCTCTTTATATATTTTATACTTTAGGTTGTTTTTGGATATGTACTCCAATAACAATGATTCATGTTTTGCAAGAACATCCTCTTTACCATCAGTTTCGTCTCTTGATTTTCTTAAATATATCGCTACTTCTTTAATGTTTATATCCATTACGTGCCAACCCCATTTGTCATGTAATATATATTTATTATAACAAAATATGGAAAATATTTACATGGAATTATTATATTATTATAAATTTATTATTATTGAAATTGTAATACTTCATTATTTAATGTAGAAGAAATATTCTTCTCCGCAATTGCATTCATTCCATCTGCTAATCTATAAATTGCACTATCTGTAGGTACATTACTAGTTCCTGTTACCGTAAGCTTTCCAAATTTAAATTCGGTTCGTACTAATCCAATTTCTAAAACTTCACGACTAAGTAATTTCACATCTTCATTTATTATTCCAAAATAAGATTTCATATTCCTTACCTCAATTTCACTTTTTTTCATCGCGCGATTTTAAAATATTATATATAGAAGTTTTCAAACTGTAACCTCCGATGAAAAATATTTAAAAAAAGCAGGAAATTATAAAGGGATGAATTTACTTTTTATGGAATATTGAATACATGAGTATTTAAGAATAATTAGGAGGTTTTAAAAATGGAACAAAACAGGGAAAAAATTATGGAGGAATTGGCCAAAAGCTATTATGACTTTTTAATGAAATTACCCTTCGATGACGAACTTTATATGAAAGGAATCAGCGAAGGTAAAAGGAAGTTTTTAACAAACTCTCATATCTTTTTAGCCACAAGAAAGCTACCAAAAAAGAACAAACTCTACTCTACAGACTTTATTACCCCTTCCGCCTTAGAAAAAATAAGAAATAATCCACTTAAAGGATTAGAACTAGAATACGAACATATAATTCCTAAAGGTAAATATATCCACGAGATCTGTGAGAAAAAAGCAATGAATAAAACACTAAGCATAGAATTTATTAAAGACTTATTAATACGGTATTTATGGACTGCTACTGTTACAAAGCTCGAACATGACATCTTAAAGGAAATACCTTTTGATTGGGATGGTGATAACATCAAAATTAGGTACTCAAATGCTGGTATTACTCTGCTTCCCCATAATGTAAGTTATTTAAATTCACTAAATAAAATTGGAATTTTATGATAACAAATAAAATAGTAAGACTAACTGACTGGTACATCAGAATTAACTTTATTGTTATTTTTTACAATCAATGGTGATTTGACATACAAAAAGATTTTTTTTACAGGAGGAGTGCCATGGGAGGGAAAATGTGGGATAAAATTGAGCTTTATTTTTTTGATATCATCGGAATACTAATACCTGGAATTATATTTCTTTCAGGAATTACTTTTACTTCTTTATTTTTAATATCTGGAGACCTTAATATGAATTTTAATGAAATCTTCTTTATTGATATTTTAATAAAAACAAGTAAAGAGTTAACTAAAAATATGTTGTTTTTCGTTGTTTTTTTTCTGTTTAATGCTTATTTAGTGGGTATTGTTATAAAGGTTTTATCAAAATTATATTATGAAATTTTTGAAATAATTTTTGATAAATTTCTAAACAGGAAATTTACTGAATGGTGGAAAAAGAAGCAAAAAAGAAAAGAACCTGATTTAGTTCATTCTGAAAAAGATAATAATTTTTGGAATAAATTTATTAAAGAAATATTTGAATTTGGCGTTGATAATTATAGAGGTGCTAATAAAGTTTTATTAGATGAATCAAAAATGATTATTAAAAAAAGATACAATACTGATTTCCCTAAAGATGATTGGTTATTCTTTGAAAAATTGTCAAAAATAATAATTTATTCTGAAAATATAAAATGTTTGAATGATACTTTTTTAGCTAAATATACTTTTTATCGCTCGTTATCTTTTATCTCTTTTTTACAAATATTTTTGATAGTAGTATTATTTTTTCTAGATTTCTTTCTAAAAGATTTATTAAATGATTATTCTAATTTATTGAAGATCCCTATATTCCTGATAATAATAAATATAATTTTTTGGTATTCTTTTCATGAGAAATATAAGAGATATTTTAGATATTGCGGAAATGAAACTTTAGTAACAGTTTATTACCATTTAAAGAAAACTGAACAAACCCCTGATTCGAATAAGGATAAAACTTTAATTCTTAAATAAATGTAGAATGTTATGGAATAAGCCATCATTTTAATATGATGGCTTATGGCTTATTCTAGTTTTTATTTATTATTATGCTTATTTAATTTTTAATAGTCGAATAGCTTGTTCATTGATGACATTACCATCAAGATACATATCAGCAACGATCAATTGAGAACCACGAAGTGCTTGTTGAGTATCTCCACTAATATGTTTTACTTCAATGCCTTTCTTAACAAGAGTTCCATATGCTCGACCCAAGTTAACTAGAGCAATTGCTTTATTTCCACCTGCGATATCAGGCATAGCATCGGAAATTTGTACTGGTAATCCAAGAACAGTGTAGTACTTGTATCCATTACCATTCTTCATATCTACCAAGTAATAGTTGTTATTACCATCTTTCAATTTAGATACAGTACTAAAAGTGCTACGATTCATAATAAATGCTGCACCTTCTATTAGCTGTGGATTCATAGAGTTAAACAATCCTAAAATATCATCAGTGCCAATCGCACCAACAGCAGCAGTTGTAACATATGAGTCAGATGGTAATGTTGCTGTTAAGAAACCTTGTGGTTGTTTTACACCATTACCATTTATAATTGCACGGTTAAGTGCATTAGCAATACGTCGAGCAACTAAATCTACAACATAAGCAACAATATCAAATCCGGCATCGTTAATCATATTCTGTGATAGTTCAACAGCAGCAGTTAGACGCTTTTGTTCTAATGTTACTTTTTCCATTGCGAAATCTTGAACTGTAGCGTTCTCCATTTCATCTAGCCATTGAGCTCCACCAATATCTGTCTCTTTTAACACATCAAGTCGTCCGCTTACTGATGGGAATTTTTTAGATAGGCTAAACAATGGAGCAACTTCTTCTAACTTCTTTACAATTTCATCAGCAATACTTGTTGGAACTACTAGTTGTCCTGGAACTGCACTTGTTGTAATTGCACGAACTTCTTCAGAATTAAAATGTGATTTTAAAAATGCTTCAAAACCACGTTTTTCTACAGTTGTGTCACTTGCACCTAATACTTCAATCATATTTATTTCCTCTTTTCCATCAATTTTTTTATTTAGAATTTCAATATCAAACTTTAATTTTGAAGTCCGAGTTTCTTCATCATTTGTTAGACCTCGTGCTTCAACTTCAATGGTTTCAGCAATTCCTTCTAACTCGCTAAGCAAATCATTTTTCTTTTCAATGAGTGCCTTTTTATTCATATCTTTTACCTCTTTTACTTCTTGAATATTTGGTATTTCAATATCTTCAACTAAATCAATTCCTCGAGCAGATATTGTAGAGCTTGAATAAGCTGGATCTCGAACAACTGAAACCTCGAATAAATCAAGTTCATTAACAGTACGTTCAAAGTGCGTTCCCATATTACGCCAAGAATCCTTGACTGAACGAAATCCAAATGACATGTTTTGTAGAATGCCATCTTTAATTAGTTGATAATAGTCTTTACCATAAGATGTTGGAGAGATTGTTGCAGTCATGTGTAAACCTTGGTCATCTTCAGAAAGTTTCAGTGAATCATTCCTTGTAGAAGCAAGAATTTTTGAATTATCATGCTCTGCTAAAAAATGAATCTCTTTTGCATTTTCTATAGCTTTTTGCCATGCACCACGTTTAATTACTTCTTTAAACTTTTGGTTTCGACCAAGCATTTTGCTCTTAGTTTCAGTTTTATTTACATATCCTCTGACAGTCATTGAACCATCTTCATTCGTTTGAATATCAGTTTTGTTGAACCTAAGTTCCATTTTCATTATTCATATCACCTACCTTACCTAGCATATTAGGCACTATAATTTCATTTTTTTTAGCGTCATAAAGTACGTGTCCTAGAGACCACATAAAATAATCTTTTTGAATCTTATTTTTATCAAGAATTGCTCGACCTTCGTTAACGCTATACAATCCTTTTTCAACTGCAAGACCTACTGTTTCAACTCGTTCCTTTTCAGTGGACCGTAAGATTTCAGAAGTATCGAAGCGGAAGTAATACCCATTATCCTTTTCATTTTCTAATAACAATGATTTATCCAAGGCCGATTCAATTGAAGTAATGATCGGTGATAAAGTGTATTGTAAGTAAGCTAAATTTTGTTGAGAGTTTGCACTGTACTTATTGAACTCTGCATTAATTAATGACTCGTCAATACCGAACAGCTTACAAATATCGGAATTAGTAACTTTTCTTGAGTTTGCTAATTGTAATTGTTCTGGATTTAATGCAATTGGTTTATACTCTATACCTTCTTCTAGAATGACAGTTTTTCCAGCATTCTTTGCACCACCATATAAACTTTCCCATCCTTCACGCAATCTTTTGATAGCAGCTTCTGATAGCCGATTCATAGATTGGATAACACCAATTGGTAAAGCACCATTCTTTAATAGATTCTTAGAATAAGCATTTTGTTCAAGCGCTAATTCTAAAATATCTACACCATGTTTCAAGATACCTTCATTACCTGAATCAATGATTATGATATCTTCGTAGTTAATTGGAACGTCTCCTGCAAAACCGTTGTAAATTACTTCGATATTTGAAAGAGTAATTCCATTTGTTGTGTACTGTTTGAATTGAATGTCTTTAGTTTTCAGTGCGTTGAGTGAAAGAATTTTGTTACCTTTCCGCTCCACATAAATAATGGACTTACCATAAAATAAGTAGTCCTTAACAATTTGCCTTTTAAAGTTTTGACTATCAGTGAAATAGTTTGCTTCGCCATTTAAAAACCTTGTCCTTTTATCAGGTACCTTCACAACATCTTGTCCATTTTCTTGATACAAATAGATTGGAAGTTGAGAAATTGTTCCCTCAATCAAATTTAAACAAGCAACTAACGAAGGAATTTTCATGGCTTGTTCCTCTGTTATATTTGAACCGCCTAGCAATGAAATAATGGCTAAACCCTGTCCATTACTTCTATAAATGGATCGTTCTTCAACTTCATTTTTCTTGTTGAATAATTCAAAAAGTCCCATTTTTAACCTTACACCTCCTACTTTGATATTTTAGATAATATTGCTAAGTATTTTTTTGCATCAGGTTTGGTCCATCTATTTTGGAATACGGCATCCTTGCCATACTCGTTGAGATAATCACCAATGTACTTCACATTGTTTTGAAGTTCTTCCTTATCAGCAAAGAATCGTTTATCACCTTGAACTAAATTATCCAAACCACCGAAAATCATCCAAACAAACATGTTATCAATCCCATATTCTTTGCCGTTCTCACTGAAGTTAAGCATTGTTCTCAATTTAGTCCCTCCTCATTTGCCGATTCAAAAAGTTTATCTAATCCGTCTGTTAATCCATTTAGATTAATGCCTTCAATAAAAACTGATTCACTAGCATTTTGTGCTAGCGCTGCTCTACTAGATGGAGTCAATCCAAATTCAGTAGCGATCGAATAAAATGTTTTAAGTGATTGTCTTCGCTCATTTAATGCAGGATTTGGTTTTTTTGCAGAACCTACAGCAGTATCAATAAACATTCCGTATTTCTTAATTTCTTTATCACATTCATCAGTCATATATAGAGCCTTTGCCATTTGGTACAAAGAAATAGTGTCGATACTTGATAGAATAGAATATAAACCTGCATCTTTTAACCATTGCAAAATGAAGTAATAATATTGCTTTGTCTTAGCATCCATTTTGTACAATACTGATGGATTATCAAGAGCGTCTTTACATTTTGCCATCACAATTTCTTGGTCTTTAGCTTTTTGCTTTTCTTCTTGTGTTAAACTTGTTTTATTTCCTTTTCTTAAATGAACGGGCATATGTTTTCTTGACAATTTTCAGACCTCCTCTACAAAATACTAAAACTACTAGCCCAAAAGATAAGCCTAGAGAGAGCGACGGTGCATAAGTTATACTGTAACGTTCCATCCTTTTTTCTAAGAATAGACGGGCGTATATTAGCTAAAATCTCTTCAATATATTTAATAAAATATTTTTTTCTCTATCATCTAACTTGTTGCTCACTATATACTTGTTCATCAGCACAAACATTATTCTATTATTCTTTAACTGTTGTATCTGTTGCTCTAATTGTTTCAACACTTGTGCATCCTCTGTCTGTTCTTCCAACTCATTGAGTGATTGGTTCTGTAAATCAATTAACTTTAATGTGTTATTAGCATTCATTAGTATTAATTCATCTATGTTACTCAATCGTTTATTTATTACATCTATTAACTCATCAATAACCAATGTTATTGCACCACCTTCTATCTGTTGTTTAATTTTATGTAAGTAATTAATTTAGTCTAAAAAAATAATGCTCCATCAAACTCTGAATAGTTTAATGGAGCACAAAGTAGTAACGGAAAAGGAGTTAACCGTTAATGAAGAATTAAAAGCACTAATTGAAAACGTAATAATATTATTTCCGTAATATCGTTACATAATATATTGGAGAATAATATCCTAATCGTGGACAGTTTTAAATTAATTTTTCTAGTTTATTTACCATTTTTTCAAAGCGTCTGCGATTGGTTTTATAGTTGTTGTCAGCCTTTAAACAAGCAATCAGATCCCCATGATAATAGTTCTTCAATAACTCAATTATTTGGATATCACCATTATTTAAATCTCCATTCTTTATACCTTTTTCAATAGCTTGTTCAACGTCAACGATCATAATTATTTCAGTTGGATTAGTTATTGAGCCTTTATCAGTAACAAGTAATTTAAAAATTTGATGGTGTTTATTTGTTGCAATATCCTCCGAAAATTCTAATACTTGGTTTTTATTTGCCTTTACACCACTTCTTTTTTGAAATGGCTCAAGTTTTGTATATGAACGAACAATTGAGGAAATATCACCAAACAACAATTCCTTAATTTTGCGTCTAGTCACCTTGATTCCTTTTACAGAACGTGTATTTTTCATTTCCGATAAATAATATTTAATTAAATTAAAACAGTCCTCTACGGGCCTTCTAGCACCCTCATTTGGTAACGTTTGATAGAACCACATATCTTCTATTGCTGCTCCTTCATTTATTAACTCATAATCGCCTTTTAGCAACTGATAAACTGTATCTTCATATTTAAGAAGACGTTCATTATTTATCAGCGCACTTGTAAGTTCGCCTTCTGCACTTGTTTCTTCATTATCATATGAATAGCTTGGTAATGCTTGTTCATTTAATTCAACATCTTTTAATCTTTTTTCATCTAAAATATTATACTCAGTTTTCTTTGTTGTAATATTCTCGGCTTGAAGAATATAAGTAGCTGATTGCTTTAAATACTGATAAATCTCTTTAGTGGTTCTAGAATCCTTATTAGCCTTCATTTCATTTGCACTGTAAAATTTATCGGTAAAATGTTTATCAGTAATAATATCTTCAATCTCTGCAATTCTATTTTCTGTCCCTTTTAAGTATTTAAAGTTCAATTTCTCCATTTTCTTATCCTTTTCCTTTTCTTTAACCAAAACAAAAAGAGCAGCACAATTTAGTCTGCTCCCATTTAAATTCATCTCTTCCTTGGTATATTGATGACAATGACTTATTTTTATCACTGAATTTATAATGAACCGTAGAATTACATAAAGTTAAATTCAATTCTTCTTTTCCAAATCTTGAACATTCGTGGATAGTGGTAAGTGTAAAATATTTAATACCACCATAAACATAAAGATAAAATCATAATTAAATTTCTTAATGCTTCTCTATAATAAAGATGTTTCACTACACACTCTCTCCTTTGCTTCATGAAAATAAAATAGCACTATCGGATTATGATAGTGCCTGATTAAATTTGATTCTTCATCATATTCCAGTATTTGTAAACATAAGATACAGAAACGGATTTAATACCAAGTACCTTAAGTTTTTCATTTAATTGAACCCAAGTTTGCTCATGAGTATAACCTGCACTTTTAAGTTCAAAAATTATTTGCTTTTTTAAAGCTACCTCTTTTTGTTTTTCAGTTATAACTTTTTCATTCATAATATTCTTACCCCCAGTTTATATTTTTAAAGGTAATACCTTTACAAAATATATGTGTACTAGAAGGCGATTTGTAAACCCAAATAACAATACTATTTTTAGATAATTTTAGATAACTGAACCCAACATTGCTTCTAACGCCGAGCTTTTACTACTTCTTTTTAATAGTGGTGAATTTGGAACAATATAAATTTTGGGTTCAACCTTTACACCATTAGCCCATTCAGCTTCAACATATTTTTCCCACTGTTGTGTTTTTTCATTGAACACTTCCAATCGTCCAGTAAATGGATCTTTAACAATTTGTAATTCCACTTCTTCATCCTCTTCCTCATTACTTTCTGTAACTTCTTGGACTTTCATAAATTCATGAGCTTTAATTAATTCTTTAAATGGCATTTTATTTTTTGTTTCCTCTTTAACTAATAAATTTTCTTTTTTGCTATTTTCCATTGCCGTTTCATTCTGTGACAAATTAGCACATGGTTGTATATATACAACGGTGTTGTTTTTTGTCACACTCCAGTAACGTGTTTGTTTTCCATTAATCCTAGTCCGTGGATTTTCAATTTTAAATCGGATGTCTTTGTCATTCAAAATATCATTAATACGTTTAAGACCTAACTTTTTTCTTTTATCTTTTGACCTAAATTTATAGTCTTCCATTAAAGTAACAATGAAATGTTTTTGCTCCTCATCAAACATTTTCACACCAGATAAACATTCTAAATATTCTATTAATTTTGTGTTTGTTAATTGCTTGTCCACATCAACAACTTTTACACCTTTGTAATACTGGCTTAATAGTTTTAGATAACCATGTTCTATAATGAATTCACACTGCCAAATTGTATCTTTTAACTTCATAATATAAAGCTCATTAATTTCAAAAGAGAAAGTTACGAAAGCTTCATTAAAATCGATCTTCGCAGTTATCCAAGCTGGGCAATTTTCTGAGTTAAAATTCAACCTGTTTATTTTCATATATTCAGAAACACCACAACTATTTTTAATATGATTAATGAGCTCTAATTCTTTTTCTGCGTCTGCTTTCCAACTTGTAATAGCTTGGTAATGCGGCTCCACAACTGCTCCAATAATTTTACTATTACGAATACGAGCGAACTGTTGGACAATTCCATGAACGCTGTACGGTCTTATTGATGCAACTAACTTCACATTATCATCCTCAATATTTATTCCTGCTTCAAGAGTGGAAGTGGTACAAAGAACTTTAGAGTTAAATTTCGTATTTTCTACTATATGATTTAATTCCTCCTTATTTCTGTGTTCCCCTAATTCATGAGTTTCAGAGCAAATAAAAGCACTATTTTTATATTTGTTTTCAACATCGTTCCAAGCATGGTTACCATTCCCGTAAAAAAATAATGCTTTATTATTTTTACTTTTCAATAAAGAATCAAAATGTTTGTCAAAAGTTTCAATGTTCTTGAAGAATAAAAGCTCGTCCAAGTTATGAATGGCCCTGTTTGGTGTATCAAAAATACCAATATCTAACATTTTATTCAGATTTTCTAATGGTTTTGGAGTACCTGTTAAAAAAAGTTTTATAGCGCTGCTATAACGTAAAAATGAAATAGACAAATGACTTTGTTTATTCCAAGCATCTGAAACAAAGTAATGAGCTTCATCACAAATAATAAATTGATAGTTAAGATATTTTTTTACTGCTTCTACATCTAGTTTTCTAACAAGACTTTCAATCGCTTGATAGTTCATTACTGTAATTGTATCTGGATTTTCTTTTATAAAATCCTCTAAATCGTACTTTATCTGAGCCTTCAAAGTATTTCTATGTGTTAAGAATAAAACCTTCCAACCTTGTTCCTTGCAGTATGGCAAGATTAAATTCCTTGCTGTATAAGTTTTACCTGCACCTGGCTCACGATAAATTGCATAGAACTTGTTAAACTCCATATCCTTTAA
It contains:
- a CDS encoding restriction endonuclease, with protein sequence MSVIYCPTLIEEGNMSLDKWLGLMKTPKRAKLFPNNCFPSEEYLNEYINRIQEFSDDEFKDLLRMLIVVTQSYGTDELNRKMMIADKGNLKKYRSEYYRRLLRAPFAFEGLTWVLDLLEHSPDRALDVLDAYYIANFLYLPDNAITGLLDAQVLIRARYFKNDYSVDTLLTLKPREFECLIAKLYKKLGYNVTLTPPSIDGGKDVIAVSNVISKKETLYIECKRYKDNVEVDHPRNLLGTITSAKVTKGVLIGAKGFTQGSIKFVDENLSLELIGGNDLLKLLDETLGRNWFDFIPKYISEFEL
- a CDS encoding recombinase family protein, producing the protein MDINIKEVAIYLRKSRDETDGKEDVLAKHESLLLEYISKNNLKYKIYKEIGSSEHIDSRPEMLRLLKDVEQDLYDAVLVVDLDRLIRGDLEDMGRLSRIFRESNTVVITPTNKVYNFNDDDQSLINNFEMVFANHEYKMIKKRMLRGKKQGAKAGKWTNGSPPYPYVYNRITRELDIDSKKAKVYNLMKKMFIEDMKPAHEIAWELNKLGIKTSKNADWHENSIRRVLTSEVHLGLIIYGKTTGNSRKTKPNARGVQVKERTEWIVANGTHQSLKTEEEHQRILTIIESRRILPKGSRKNIQVLSKLLYCGKCKRTRSFISKPNGKTYVQTCLTTDRVGNRCKNRGMTVEIIYAQLMFDLEEYEQQLLNSEFQSKQSDNSTFQLALKSKQEELNQMETGLERVKDLYIEGLLDKNQLKAKTDKLQSRIQDKMDEIRSIERSIALADNERTDEDRLQAIKQFKEAWNTDDISRKELNTLAKEIIDRIELIRDGDSVQINIEFH
- a CDS encoding acyl-CoA thioester hydrolase, whose protein sequence is MKKSEIEVRNMKSYFGIINEDVKLLSREVLEIGLVRTEFKFGKLTVTGTSNVPTDSAIYRLADGMNAIAEKNISSTLNNEVLQFQ
- a CDS encoding phage major capsid protein translates to MKMELRFNKTDIQTNEDGSMTVRGYVNKTETKSKMLGRNQKFKEVIKRGAWQKAIENAKEIHFLAEHDNSKILASTRNDSLKLSEDDQGLHMTATISPTSYGKDYYQLIKDGILQNMSFGFRSVKDSWRNMGTHFERTVNELDLFEVSVVRDPAYSSSTISARGIDLVEDIEIPNIQEVKEVKDMNKKALIEKKNDLLSELEGIAETIEVEARGLTNDEETRTSKLKFDIEILNKKIDGKEEINMIEVLGASDTTVEKRGFEAFLKSHFNSEEVRAITTSAVPGQLVVPTSIADEIVKKLEEVAPLFSLSKKFPSVSGRLDVLKETDIGGAQWLDEMENATVQDFAMEKVTLEQKRLTAAVELSQNMINDAGFDIVAYVVDLVARRIANALNRAIINGNGVKQPQGFLTATLPSDSYVTTAAVGAIGTDDILGLFNSMNPQLIEGAAFIMNRSTFSTVSKLKDGNNNYYLVDMKNGNGYKYYTVLGLPVQISDAMPDIAGGNKAIALVNLGRAYGTLVKKGIEVKHISGDTQQALRGSQLIVADMYLDGNVINEQAIRLLKIK
- a CDS encoding phage portal protein; protein product: MGLFELFNKKNEVEERSIYRSNGQGLAIISLLGGSNITEEQAMKIPSLVACLNLIEGTISQLPIYLYQENGQDVVKVPDKRTRFLNGEANYFTDSQNFKRQIVKDYLFYGKSIIYVERKGNKILSLNALKTKDIQFKQYTTNGITLSNIEVIYNGFAGDVPINYEDIIIIDSGNEGILKHGVDILELALEQNAYSKNLLKNGALPIGVIQSMNRLSEAAIKRLREGWESLYGGAKNAGKTVILEEGIEYKPIALNPEQLQLANSRKVTNSDICKLFGIDESLINAEFNKYSANSQQNLAYLQYTLSPIITSIESALDKSLLLENEKDNGYYFRFDTSEILRSTEKERVETVGLAVEKGLYSVNEGRAILDKNKIQKDYFMWSLGHVLYDAKKNEIIVPNMLGKVGDMNNENGT
- a CDS encoding P27 family phage terminase small subunit is translated as MSRKHMPVHLRKGNKTSLTQEEKQKAKDQEIVMAKCKDALDNPSVLYKMDAKTKQYYYFILQWLKDAGLYSILSSIDTISLYQMAKALYMTDECDKEIKKYGMFIDTAVGSAKKPNPALNERRQSLKTFYSIATEFGLTPSSRAALAQNASESVFIEGINLNGLTDGLDKLFESANEEGLN
- a CDS encoding peptidase M23, whose product is MVIDELIDVINKRLSNIDELILMNANNTLKLIDLQNQSLNELEEQTEDAQVLKQLEQQIQQLKNNRIMFVLMNKYIVSNKLDDREKNILLNILKRF
- a CDS encoding short-chain dehydrogenase, coding for MNLNGSRLNCAALFVLVKEKEKDKKMEKLNFKYLKGTENRIAEIEDIITDKHFTDKFYSANEMKANKDSRTTKEIYQYLKQSATYILQAENITTKKTEYNILDEKRLKDVELNEQALPSYSYDNEETSAEGELTSALINNERLLKYEDTVYQLLKGDYELINEGAAIEDMWFYQTLPNEGARRPVEDCFNLIKYYLSEMKNTRSVKGIKVTRRKIKELLFGDISSIVRSYTKLEPFQKRSGVKANKNQVLEFSEDIATNKHHQIFKLLVTDKGSITNPTEIIMIVDVEQAIEKGIKNGDLNNGDIQIIELLKNYYHGDLIACLKADNNYKTNRRRFEKMVNKLEKLI
- a CDS encoding peptide ABC transporter substrate-binding protein, with translation MNEKVITEKQKEVALKKQIIFELKSAGYTHEQTWVQLNEKLKVLGIKSVSVSYVYKYWNMMKNQI
- a CDS encoding DEAD/DEAH box helicase family protein translates to MLLTKKQLKDMEFNKFYAIYREPGAGKTYTARNLILPYCKEQGWKVLFLTHRNTLKAQIKYDLEDFIKENPDTITVMNYQAIESLVRKLDVEAVKKYLNYQFIICDEAHYFVSDAWNKQSHLSISFLRYSSAIKLFLTGTPKPLENLNKMLDIGIFDTPNRAIHNLDELLFFKNIETFDKHFDSLLKSKNNKALFFYGNGNHAWNDVENKYKNSAFICSETHELGEHRNKEELNHIVENTKFNSKVLCTTSTLEAGINIEDDNVKLVASIRPYSVHGIVQQFARIRNSKIIGAVVEPHYQAITSWKADAEKELELINHIKNSCGVSEYMKINRLNFNSENCPAWITAKIDFNEAFVTFSFEINELYIMKLKDTIWQCEFIIEHGYLKLLSQYYKGVKVVDVDKQLTNTKLIEYLECLSGVKMFDEEQKHFIVTLMEDYKFRSKDKRKKLGLKRINDILNDKDIRFKIENPRTRINGKQTRYWSVTKNNTVVYIQPCANLSQNETAMENSKKENLLVKEETKNKMPFKELIKAHEFMKVQEVTESNEEEDEEVELQIVKDPFTGRLEVFNEKTQQWEKYVEAEWANGVKVEPKIYIVPNSPLLKRSSKSSALEAMLGSVI